The Sphingobacteriales bacterium nucleotide sequence AAAAAACCAATGTCCATCAATAAATTCGTGCATCTTCATATTTTGCAAAATTTCAAACAACTTTGGTGTTTTAGTTTCTGATTTATTATTGCCTAATGCAGCTAAAAATAGTGTGTTGATTGCTCCTGCACTTGTACCAGCAAGTCTTAAAAAACGTATACCTACAAACTCTAAAACAAAACAAAATCCTACTAATGACAATCCTAATGTTCCGCCACCTTCTTGTACTAAATCTATGTATTGATTTCCATTTTCATCTAAAACATCTGAGTATTGTTTGTCTTCTGCTTTTATATTATCAAGTTTTGTAATTAATTTTTTTCCTTCTTCATCTATGTTTAAATATTCTGTTATTTTATCAAATTCATTCATTGTATATAGTTTTTAGTCTTTTACCCAAATTTCTAATTGTCCTTGTGGAGCATTGATATTTACTTTCTTTATTTCAAATTTATTTACTTCTGTATCAATGAAATTCTTTAGCTCATTAGCAAGAATTTTATCAGCTTCATTAAAATATCTGATTTCATTTGTTTTTATTGAGATATCTTTCATGTCTTCTGCTGGTGGTATAATCCAGTCGGTTTTTCTAAGAATATTTTGAATTTGTTCTAAGTATTTTATATTACCATACTGTATATATGCCTTTTTTTTTATTGTTTTTTGCTCAAGTGTTTTTGTATCAGGATTGTAAACATTTTTAGAATTATCATTAATTTTATTGATTATAATTGATTGCTTTTCAATTAGATTAGCTTGAATTATTGAATCTGATTTTTTTTTTTTATCTTTTCAAGATTTTTAATTTGTTGGGTTATATTATTCAAACTATCATGCAGTAATGTTATGTCATTTGCTAAAGTTTTAAGATATCTAATCCAAGATTTTCTTACTTCCGTATCTGTACTAACTGTAGCATAATATCTAGCTAATTCTATTTTTTGGTCTAAATTATCTGGTCTTGCTACTATACTTTCTACAAATTTAGAGTTGAAAGTCATTTCATTTATGTTTGCACTTTTATTTTTAAAATGATTTTCGCTAAATAATGTTGTAAGTGGAATAATTAAACTTCCAATAACAAAAGCAATTATGGTATAAATACCATTTTTATTCTTTTCCATAAAGTAGATATATTATATATTATATGTTATATGTATAATAAGATTATATTATAATATAATCTTCTGGCATTAAAAAGAAGTTTGCTTGTTCAACTAAAACTGCTTCTGCTTCTCTTCTAATTAAAAGACCTCTCGTATTTGGATTATTTTCCCAAATCCTTTTCATAGACCTAATTTCTTTAGCAATCTCTTTTAAATCTTTTGTTTTAACTAATGGTACAATATTTTTCATTTCTGTTCTGCCGGTTCCAACTAAACTGCTACCTCTGTTGTAGACTATAGAAAGCAATGCACCTTGTGCATCTGGTGGTAGTAACTCTATACCTTTATATACTTTTACAGTTTTTTTACCAAATTCTGGTAATGTTTTAGTGTAAAATACTTCTAATGCACTTTCATAAGGTATTTCAAGTTCTTTAATTTTATTGCTTAAAGCATTTTTTGCATTTGGTCTGCACCTTGTGGTATTGGTGGCAATACATTTGATAAAAAGAATTCAATCTTAGTTACTGTATTTGAGCCAAATATTGCATCAACTTCTTTTCCAGCAAATCCAAGTTTTTTTTGAATATCTTTCTTTAATTGGATTAAATCTGAAGATAATTCTGTGATGCCTAATTGTCTTGCTAATTCATTGCAAGTAGTTTTGTCGAATATTGCAGTTTGTGCAACATTCAATCTTTTCTGAATGTTTTTAATTCTTGTTTCTAACATAGTATAAAATTTATGGTTAACAAATACTATGTGAATATAATACAATTATGTATTAAACAAAAATATTATTTAGTTTTTTTTTATTTTAAAAACACTTCTAAAACTTTGGTGATTTTTTCATTTTCTATCAAGAAGCCATCATGTCCGTAAGGTGAATCTATTTTTACAAATAAGGAATGTGGAATTAATTCAGCCATCAATTCTTGTTCTTCTAATGGATATAGGAAATCACTTTCTATACCTAAAACAACAACATTACATTTGATTGCAGACAAGACATCTTTTGCATTTGTTCTGCCTCTTTCTATATTATGATTATCCATTGCTTTAGATAATATGTAGTAAGAATAGGCATTAAATCTTTGTGCTAATTTTTCTCCTTGATATCTTTGATAGGAACATGCTCTAAAATTTTCAAGTTTTGTATTGTCTTTGTCTTCTTGTGTAATGTTGTATGCTTTGTAATTTCTGTATGAAATTAGCCCAATACTTCGTGCAGCTTTCATTCCATTTATTCCAGCATTATCATCATCATTACCAAAAGTACAATCTGCTTCTATTGCCATTCTCTGCGATTCATTGAAGGCAATGCCCCAAGGTGAATGTTTTATATTTGTTGCTCCTAATAATATATTTTCAAAAATACTAGGTTCTTGAATTGTCCATTCTAAAAGCTGTTGGCCACCCATTGAAAATCCACAGGCAAAATGTATTTTTTCTATGCCTAAATGAATCCTAAGTAATGTAAGTGTTCTTACCATATCACGTACGGTAACAGTTGGAAAATCGTTATAATATTTCTTTCCTGTTTCGTGGTTGATAGATAATGGACCAGTAGAACCATAGCATGAACCTAACATGTTTGCACAAACAATAAAATATTTCTTTGGGTCTAAAAAATATCCATCTCCAACCATTCCTGGCCACCATTCTTCTGGATTGGAATTTGCAGAAAATGCATGACAAATCCATACAACGTTAGATTTATCTTCATTCATTTTTCCAAATGTATGATAAGCAATTTCTACATTTTTTAGTGTTCTACCACATTCTAATGTAATATCTTCTTGTATTTTAAAAATATTAGGATTCACTATGTAATTGTTATTTCTTAAGTATGTAAATTATGCATTTAATGCTTGGTCAAAATCTGCTTTTATATCATCTATATGTTCAATACCTACTGAAACTCTTATTGCATTTTTTGCTACTCCAGATGCTTTTTGTTCTTCATCTGATAATTGCTCATGTGTTGTAGATGCTGAATGTATTACCAATGTTTTTGCATCGCCTACGTTTGCTAAATGTGATGCGAGTTTTACTGAGTTTACAAATTTTGTTGCTGCATCATAGCCACCTTTTACCTCAAAAGTAAATACTGAGCCAAAGCCATTTGTAAGGTATTTTTTACCTAATTCATGGTATGGTGAGTTGCTTAAGCCTGTGTAGGTTACACTTTCTACTTTTGGATGATTTTGCAACCATTCTGCTAATGCCATTGCATTTTGGTTGTGTCTTTCTACTCTTAGTGATAATGTTTCTAAACCTTGTAATAATAAAAATGAATTGAAAGGAGAGATGGCTGGTCCCCAATCTCTTAAACCTTCTACTCTTGCTCTAATAATATATGCAATATTTCCGAATGGACCAGGTGTGCCAAAAACATTCCAAAAATTTAATCCATGATAACCTTCGCTTGGTTCTGTAAACTGCGGATATTTTCCATTTCCCCAATTGTAATTTCCACCATCTATGATTACACCACCAATACTTGTTCCATGTCCGCCAATCCATTTTGTTGCAGATTCTACTACTATATGTGCACCATGTTTTAATGGTTGAAATAAATAGCCACCAGCACCAAATGTATTATCAACAACAATTGGAATATCATATTTTTCTGATAGTGCTTTAAATGCTTCCCAGTTTGGCACATTTCCTCTTGGATTACCTATAGATTCTAAATAGATTGCTCTTGTATTATCATCAATTAATTTTTCGAAACTTTCTGGGTTGTCGCCATCTGCGAATCTACATTCAACACCTAATCTTTTGAATGCTACCTTAAATTGATTGTAGGTACCACCATATAAAAATGAAGTAGATACAAAATTTTGTCCTGCTTCTAGTATATTGTTTAATGCTATAAATTGTGCTGATTGACCTGATGCAGTTGCTAATGCTGCAACGCCACCTTCTAATGCTGCAATTCTTTTTTCAAATACATCTGTCGTTGGATTCATTAATCTTGTATAGATGTTTCCAAATTCTCTTAATCCGAATAGATTTGCGGCATGTGTGGTATCTTTAAATTGATACGATGTTGTTTGATAAATTGGTACTGCACGTGAGCCTGTTGTTGGATCTGCTTCTTGTCCTGCGTGTAGTTGTAATGTTTCAAATTTGTAGTTGCTCATGATTATTTATTTTATATTTTAAAAATTTATTTATAAAAAAACCTTCCAGATGAGGAAGGTTTATATTTTAGTTACTTTTTTAGACAATATTATCTACCTTCCAATGTAATGGTATTGCAACAACAACAAGAAAAGATAGAGAAAAGATAATTTTTCATAATTTATTATTTAATTTTTCAACCATTATTTATCTCAAAATAGATATCAGTTGTTTTTTTATAAATACCTGCCTTGTAATAATCATGTAAAGCACTTCTGGTATTGAATACCTTTCTGC carries:
- a CDS encoding patatin-like phospholipase family protein, translated to MNEFDKITEYLNIDEEGKKLITKLDNIKAEDKQYSDVLDENGNQYIDLVQEGGGTLGLSLVGFCFVLEFVGIRFLRLAGTSAGAINTLFLAALGNNKSETKTPKLFEILQNMKMHEFIDGHWFFRAMIKSIISKNDWFLYTIVIYIFISFLLIFYFPLILQYSSFAQKFYYFSSSYF
- the metX gene encoding homoserine O-acetyltransferase, which codes for MNPNIFKIQEDITLECGRTLKNVEIAYHTFGKMNEDKSNVVWICHAFSANSNPEEWWPGMVGDGYFLDPKKYFIVCANMLGSCYGSTGPLSINHETGKKYYNDFPTVTVRDMVRTLTLLRIHLGIEKIHFACGFSMGGQQLLEWTIQEPSIFENILLGATNIKHSPWGIAFNESQRMAIEADCTFGNDDDNAGINGMKAARSIGLISYRNYKAYNITQEDKDNTKLENFRACSYQRYQGEKLAQRFNAYSYYILSKAMDNHNIERGRTNAKDVLSAIKCNVVVLGIESDFLYPLEEQELMAELIPHSLFVKIDSPYGHDGFLIENEKITKVLEVFLK
- a CDS encoding O-acetylhomoserine aminocarboxypropyltransferase/cysteine synthase, which encodes MSNYKFETLQLHAGQEADPTTGSRAVPIYQTTSYQFKDTTHAANLFGLREFGNIYTRLMNPTTDVFEKRIAALEGGVAALATASGQSAQFIALNNILEAGQNFVSTSFLYGGTYNQFKVAFKRLGVECRFADGDNPESFEKLIDDNTRAIYLESIGNPRGNVPNWEAFKALSEKYDIPIVVDNTFGAGGYLFQPLKHGAHIVVESATKWIGGHGTSIGGVIIDGGNYNWGNGKYPQFTEPSEGYHGLNFWNVFGTPGPFGNIAYIIRARVEGLRDWGPAISPFNSFLLLQGLETLSLRVERHNQNAMALAEWLQNHPKVESVTYTGLSNSPYHELGKKYLTNGFGSVFTFEVKGGYDAATKFVNSVKLASHLANVGDAKTLVIHSASTTHEQLSDEEQKASGVAKNAIRVSVGIEHIDDIKADFDQALNA